The DNA region TGTTCACCTTTCCTTCTTGGGGCCTGGGGGTCGCGAGAAGCGCCCTATATTCCGGCCGGTCGGCGCAACGCTTGAGTGCCCTGGCAGGGGAGCGGGCCGCGGCGCGTGGAGAGCACTGTGGACCGGAGAGAGTAGGCGCGGAAGAGCTGGGGAAAGGGGGCGGTGGAGGGGCCTGGAGGTTGGGGGCGATGTGATGAATGAGtaggaactgggggtgggggagatgcgGGAGCTTGAGGTGAGTGGAAGGGAATAGAGGCGTCGAGTGCGCCTTCTCCCGGCTTCACCCTTTGGGCAGGAAACGGGGTGGGAAAGGAAGCGTTGGTCGCTCGTCACCCCTGGCTGATCTCGTCTCTTCCTCGTGCCAGGGCACACAGCATGGCCGAAAACCGAGAGCCCCGCGGAGCCGTCGAGGCTGAGCTGGACCCGGTGGAGTACACCCTGCGGAAGCGGCTCCCCCACCGCCTGCCCCGGAGGCCCAATGACATTTATGTCAACATGAAGACTGACTTCAAGGCCCAGCTGGCCCGCTGCCAGAAACTGCTGGATGGAGGGGCTCGGGGTCAGAACGCATGCAGTGAGATCTACATCCACGGCTTGGGCCTGGCCATCAACCGCGCCATCAACATTGCCCTACAGCTGCAGGCTGGCAGCTTCGGGTCCTTGCAGGTGGCTGCCAATACCTCCACCGTGGAGCTTGTCGATGAACTGGAACCAGAGATTGATACGCGAGAGCCGCTGACCCGGATCCGCAACAACTCGGCCATCCACATCCGTGTCTTCAGGGTCACACCCAAGTGATTGAGATGAGGCTGCCCCACCTTATCCACCCACCCCCGTACAGCTAGGCTCAGATGTGGCTCTTCTTGTACTGAGTACTGTCCTGGACCTTCTTCCAGAGCCATGTAGGAAAAAGCCTGTCCCCTCGCAGCCCAGAGGACTCTGAATTGAGAGGGCAAATACTGTCTTTTGTTGACCCAAGCAGTGGGGCCTCCTGAACCTTTGTGGTCTGTAACCATTGTCGTATACAATAAAAAGTATCAAGTTGTGTTGGTGCCCTGCCACCACGCTGCACTGCCTCTCCCCTGTGTAAATTCTGGAAAGGAGAGTAGGAAAGAACTTTACAAGGATTTAGGTACAGTAGGGGCACCCCAGTGTTTCCTGCCGTCACAGAAAGCATAAATTGTACTACGGACACTGCAACCTAAAACAAACTTTAGTACAGTGCAGAAGCCTGACAATTCCaatgtttgctttaaaatatttcatcctCACAGAAGAAGGCAGGGCAGATAAAGTATATACTCTCACCTGCTGGAGTGCAGCTGGGGTGTAGTTGTATGCTAGGAAAGCATCAGGTTCTCTGCTGGCGGTTCCCAGGCCCAGGAAGGGTGAGGGTTTAAGG from Tursiops truncatus isolate mTurTru1 chromosome 15, mTurTru1.mat.Y, whole genome shotgun sequence includes:
- the POP7 gene encoding ribonuclease P protein subunit p20, which gives rise to MAENREPRGAVEAELDPVEYTLRKRLPHRLPRRPNDIYVNMKTDFKAQLARCQKLLDGGARGQNACSEIYIHGLGLAINRAINIALQLQAGSFGSLQVAANTSTVELVDELEPEIDTREPLTRIRNNSAIHIRVFRVTPK